The Chryseobacterium indologenes genomic sequence CGGAATTGGAAGGCAGGCGCATCCAATAGTTGGCGATCAGCTGAATGGTTTTACTTTTATTTAAGGATATATTGTTCTGAAAATTAAATTCATATCCACTTCCCTTCCTTGAGGCAGCATCCGTAGCAAAAACGTTGGTTTCCATATAGGATAAATCTGCCGCATAATTCAGTTCCCACAATCTGAAAAAAGTGTCAGAATAATTGATGGTCAGGCCGAGGCTGTTTTGGTTATAATAATTTTCGAAAGTACTGATTTTGTTTTCATCTTTCAGATTCGTAAGCTGTCCAAACGCATCCAAAGACCTTTGAAAATAAAATGAGGTTGATAATTTTCCCTTATAAACATGAGAAAACTCAAAATTATGATTAATGGAAGGCTGTAGAAACGGATTTCCCGTAAAATAAGAGTTGATATTGGTGTACCAGCGATAGGGATTGATGGCCCGGAACCCCGGTCTGTTGATACGTTTTGAGTAGCTCAGGTTAAAAGTATGATTCTCATTACTTTTATACGAAATATAGGCGGTAGGGAAAAATTTACCGTAGGAATTTTCTGTTTGCTGCCCCGATATCAGCGAATATCCGGTTATTGTAGAATATTCATACCGGAGCCCAGCCTTTGCTGACCATTTTTCGTTGAACGACTTTTCAAAACTGATATAGGCTGCATAATTTTTCTCCTGGTATTTAAACTCGTTGCTTTTTACCGGATCTGTTACATACTTTCCATCGATAAAATTTTGATAGGATATTTGTGAATTGTTATCAAAATTGGTGAATTTCACCCCGGCTTCCGTTTTAGCAAGCTGAAAAGGCAAGGTAAGATCTGCCTGGCCTGAGTATATTTTATAGTCAACCGTTGAAGGTGATTTTACAATAGATCCCTGTCCGGAATTTTCTCTCGTCACAAAATCAATGGTTGTTTCCGGATTATTTGAGAAATAATTTCCTGTGATGCTTAGTTTATGCTCTTGTTTTCCAAATTTTATATCATAATAGGCGCTTATCGTTTGCTGGGTAGTTTTTGCCCTGTGTTCTGCAGACGTTAACAAGGTATTGGTGTAGTTTTCATTCCTGAAATAGTCTGACGTATTGATAATATCCATATTAGAATGTCCGAATCCGTAGTCATAGATAAATCCTGCATTAGATTTAGAATTCAGCTGATAATCAAGACTAAAATTGGCACCTGCACCGTCCCCGAAATCTCTTCTGCTATCTGAACTTCTGAGGCCTTCGGCTCCTTCTATTCTGTAATTTTCATAAGAATGTTTTTCACTTTTATTCTGTCTCAGTTTTAGTGAAGAACGCATTTTTTCATTCTGATAATTGATTGTGGCACTGTTTGAGGTTCCCGTGTAGGTTTGTTGCTGAAGTGTGGTTGTAATACTACCGCTCCATCCAAGGTTTTGATTTTTCTTCAGCACAATATTGATCAGGCCGCTGTTTCCCTGTACCTCATATTTTGCAGGAGGAGTAGTAATTACTTCTATCTTTTCAATATTTTCGGATCGGAGACTTTTAAGATAAGTGACAAGCTCGGCCCCGGATAAATTCAGTATTCTCTCGTTGATCATGATGGCCACTCCGCTTTTCCCGGCAATTGAAACGCCTGAATTATCATCTACTTTCACCAAAGGTGTCGTAGCCATTGCATCTGCCCCGTCCATCCCCTGGGAAGCCACTGAATTGGCTACATTAAAAACCAATCGGTCTGCCTTTCTTTCAATTAATTTTTTTCTGGCTGTAAGCGTCACCCCTTCGATTTGCTTTTCTACCTTTTTTTCAAGGAAAAAATCCTGTTTTACATCCCCCTGTACCGAAATATCCCTTCTGGATACTTCTTCACCATCCCTGATAAGTTTGAGAATATAATTTCCGTTTTCTGAAAGCTTAAGGGAATAGCTGCCTTTTTCATCAGAAATAGCCGTCTGATTTTTCTGATCTTTTGTCACTACCACCTCAACATAGGGAGCTATATTTCCGTCATGTAAAATTTTTCCCGTAATACTCTGTGAAAATGCGAGCACCGGCAACACCATTAGCGCAATACCTATTGTTTTCTTCATTGATTCTACTAGTTTGTAATATGACAATCCATTTGCCTGATTTATTACGTCAATCTTGTTGTTTTTCGATATATTCGCTTTTACAAAATTGAAATATGAAAAAAAAGCTGGTTATATTTTCTTTGTTTATGACTCAGGTGATATGCGCTCAAAATTATTCACAATATGTCAATCCATTGATCGGAACCGGAGGCCATGGACACACTTTTCCCGGAGCTACAGTCCCTTTCGGGATGGTGCAATTATCTCCCGATACCAGAATAGACGGGAGCTGGGACGGATGCAGCGGTTATCATTATTCGGATTCTGTTATCTATGGTTTTTCTCATACTCACCTCAACGGAACGGGAGTTTCAGATTACGGAGATATTATGCTGATGCCTACTATGGGAAATCCCGGTCTCCATCCTAAAGATTATTCTTCCAAATTTTCACACAAAAACGAAAAAGCAACGGCGGGTTTTTATGCTGTCAGATTAGATAAAAACAATATTGATGTCCGTCTTACCACAACCAAAAGAGTGGGATATCACGAATATACTTTCAATAATCCGGGAAATGCTAATATTATTTTAGATCTCAACCATCGGGACAAACTTCTGGAGGGTGAGGTAAAAATTATTGACGACAAAACGGTTGAAGTATTCAGAAGAAGTGAAGCCTGGGCCACCAATCAATATATCTATGCCAGAATTGAGTTTTCAAAACCTATGAAAATTTCGAAAGCTGAAGCCAACGGAAAGCAGGAAAGTAAATATTTCGCAGGCACAAAACTCGCTTTGGCATTCTCAAGCGATGTTAAAAAAGGAGAAAAGATCAGTGTAAAAGTAGCGCTTTCTCCTACAGGATATGAAGGAGCCGGAAAAAATATGCTGGCAGAAGGAAAATCATCAGATTTCGGAGCGATAAAAAAGCAGGCTGAAGCAGATTGGGATCAGGAACTTTCAAAAATAGAGGCTAAGTCTAATGATAAAAATAAATTAGCCGTTTTTTACACTGCAATGTACCATGTTTTCACGCAACCCAATATCAATATGGATGTCGACGGAAGATACAGAGGAAGAGATAATAAACTTTATACAGCCAAAGATTTTGATTATTATACCGTATTTTCTCTTTGGGATACTTTCAGAGGTGCACATCCACTGATGACGTTAATCGACAGAAAAAGAACGGCAGATTTCATCAATACCTTTATCAAACAATACGAACAGGGAGGAAAACTTCCGGTATGGGAACTGGCATCGAATGAAACAGAATGTATGATCGGGTACCATTCCGTTTCAGTGATTGCTGATGCTATGGCTAAAGGGATCAAGGGTTTTGATTACGAAAAAGCATTTCAGGCTTCCAAAAGCTCTGCCATGCAGGATATTTTCGGTCTAAATGCCTACAAACAGAACAACTACATCAGCATGGATGATGAGTCTGAAAGTGTCTCCAAAACCGTAGAATATGCCTATGATGACTGGTGTATTGCCCAGATGGCAAAGATTTTGGGCAAAAAAGAAGATTACCTGTATTTTATGAAACGTTCCCAAAACTGGAAAAATCTTTATAATCCTAAAAACGGGTTTATGCAGCCAAGAAAGAATGGCAACTGGTATGAGCCTTTTGATCCGAGAGAGGTGAATAACAATTATACGGAAGGAAATTCATGGCACTATTCTTATTCTGTACAGCAGGATATTCCGGGACTCATTACAGCCCACGGCGGAAAAGAAAAATTCGAACAGTTTATTGATGCTATTTTTACTGCACCGGACAAAACCACAGGGAGAGAACAGGCCGATATTACGGGATTAATAGGACAGTATGCGCAGGGAAATGAACCGAGCCATCATATTGCTTACCTGTATAATTTTGTAGATAAGCCGGAAAAAACAGATGCCAAAATAAAATATATTCTGGACAACTTTTACAAGAATACTCCTGACGGACTCATCGGAAATGAGGATTGCGGCCAGATGAGTGCATGGTATATTCTGAGTGCTATGGGGATTTATTCTGTCACTCCCGGACTGCCTGAATGGGAAACCACTACGCCTTATTTTGATGAAATTAAAATACATCTTGAAGACGGTTCTACCAGAACCATTACGAAAAATACCGGCAGGGCAGAACTAAAAAGATTGGGATTTGAAAATATGGTACCTGTGAAGGATTTAAAATATACCCAGCTTATACCTTCTCCGGTGATTTCCGCAGACAGAATCTTTGATTTCTCCACCAAAGTAGAAATTGCGCCATTGGACGCAGGAGACAAAGTCTATTATATGACAATCGATGACAGCGATGCGAATAAAAGAAAGACATTCATTCCTTACAAGGGCCCCTTTTCTATTACCAAAAGTACCCAGGTCCACGCCTATGCTGAAAGAAAAGGAGAAAAAAGCTCAGTAACGGTAGCCCACTTTAACAGAAGACCAAATTACTGGGAAATCAATACCCTATCAAAAGCTACTCCCCAATATACTGCTAATGGCAAGCTGGCTCTTATTGACGGAATCAGAGGAGATATTAACTGGAGAAAAGGAGAATGGCAGGGATATCAGGGGCAAAACTTTGAAGCGGTCATAGATTTTAAATCTCCCCAGCAGATTACCAATATATCGTCTACCTATCTTCAGGACAGCAAAGCATGGATCCTGATGCCCAAAAAAGTAGAATATTACGCTTCGATGAATGGCAAAGATTTTATTCTGCTCAAAACCATCGATAATACAATTGATCCGAAAGATGAAAAAGTACAGATTAAAGATTTCTCCGGAGATATTCTTCCTACAGAAGCACGATACATCAAAGTAAAAGCTTACTATTCCGGTAAACTTCCGGAATGGCATCAGGGAGCCGGAGGTGAGGCCTATATTTTTATTGATGAAATTTCTGCCCATTAAGGAAAATCGAACAGTGAAACCTGAAGTTATTACTTGAAAAATTACTTTTTAAAGTCAACTTATAAAAATTTTCAGGTTTGGATACATTGATCAGATATACTGATATTGATCCATAGACTTTCAGTACTTCCTTATTCAGCATTCAGCTTCTTATAAAAAATTGCCCTTCGAAAAT encodes the following:
- a CDS encoding TonB-dependent receptor is translated as MKKTIGIALMVLPVLAFSQSITGKILHDGNIAPYVEVVVTKDQKNQTAISDEKGSYSLKLSENGNYILKLIRDGEEVSRRDISVQGDVKQDFFLEKKVEKQIEGVTLTARKKLIERKADRLVFNVANSVASQGMDGADAMATTPLVKVDDNSGVSIAGKSGVAIMINERILNLSGAELVTYLKSLRSENIEKIEVITTPPAKYEVQGNSGLINIVLKKNQNLGWSGSITTTLQQQTYTGTSNSATINYQNEKMRSSLKLRQNKSEKHSYENYRIEGAEGLRSSDSRRDFGDGAGANFSLDYQLNSKSNAGFIYDYGFGHSNMDIINTSDYFRNENYTNTLLTSAEHRAKTTQQTISAYYDIKFGKQEHKLSITGNYFSNNPETTIDFVTRENSGQGSIVKSPSTVDYKIYSGQADLTLPFQLAKTEAGVKFTNFDNNSQISYQNFIDGKYVTDPVKSNEFKYQEKNYAAYISFEKSFNEKWSAKAGLRYEYSTITGYSLISGQQTENSYGKFFPTAYISYKSNENHTFNLSYSKRINRPGFRAINPYRWYTNINSYFTGNPFLQPSINHNFEFSHVYKGKLSTSFYFQRSLDAFGQLTNLKDENKISTFENYYNQNSLGLTINYSDTFFRLWELNYAADLSYMETNVFATDAASRKGSGYEFNFQNNISLNKSKTIQLIANYWMRLPSNSGNIRWEYLGNFTTGIKISLMEKNLQINATVSDIFKQAKSLGQIFYTSGTHSFNNYYDARRLTVSATYTFGNKKVKGADRNVKFDEKNRVN
- a CDS encoding glycoside hydrolase family 92 protein, which codes for MKKKLVIFSLFMTQVICAQNYSQYVNPLIGTGGHGHTFPGATVPFGMVQLSPDTRIDGSWDGCSGYHYSDSVIYGFSHTHLNGTGVSDYGDIMLMPTMGNPGLHPKDYSSKFSHKNEKATAGFYAVRLDKNNIDVRLTTTKRVGYHEYTFNNPGNANIILDLNHRDKLLEGEVKIIDDKTVEVFRRSEAWATNQYIYARIEFSKPMKISKAEANGKQESKYFAGTKLALAFSSDVKKGEKISVKVALSPTGYEGAGKNMLAEGKSSDFGAIKKQAEADWDQELSKIEAKSNDKNKLAVFYTAMYHVFTQPNINMDVDGRYRGRDNKLYTAKDFDYYTVFSLWDTFRGAHPLMTLIDRKRTADFINTFIKQYEQGGKLPVWELASNETECMIGYHSVSVIADAMAKGIKGFDYEKAFQASKSSAMQDIFGLNAYKQNNYISMDDESESVSKTVEYAYDDWCIAQMAKILGKKEDYLYFMKRSQNWKNLYNPKNGFMQPRKNGNWYEPFDPREVNNNYTEGNSWHYSYSVQQDIPGLITAHGGKEKFEQFIDAIFTAPDKTTGREQADITGLIGQYAQGNEPSHHIAYLYNFVDKPEKTDAKIKYILDNFYKNTPDGLIGNEDCGQMSAWYILSAMGIYSVTPGLPEWETTTPYFDEIKIHLEDGSTRTITKNTGRAELKRLGFENMVPVKDLKYTQLIPSPVISADRIFDFSTKVEIAPLDAGDKVYYMTIDDSDANKRKTFIPYKGPFSITKSTQVHAYAERKGEKSSVTVAHFNRRPNYWEINTLSKATPQYTANGKLALIDGIRGDINWRKGEWQGYQGQNFEAVIDFKSPQQITNISSTYLQDSKAWILMPKKVEYYASMNGKDFILLKTIDNTIDPKDEKVQIKDFSGDILPTEARYIKVKAYYSGKLPEWHQGAGGEAYIFIDEISAH